The following proteins are co-located in the Methanomicrobiales archaeon genome:
- the pstB gene encoding phosphate ABC transporter ATP-binding protein PstB, with the protein MDESTILEAKNLNLWYGQKQALTDITVRIPQHRITALIGPSGCGKSTLIRCFNRMNDLNGSSKVTGEVLFKGDNIYDADADVYRIREKIGMVFQKPNPFPKSIYDNVCYGPRIHGVREKKALDRIVENSLKNAALWDEVKDRLHEPALNLSGGQQQRLCIARCLAVEPEVILMDEPCSALDPIATAKIEDLVVQIAQRHTVVIVTHNMQQAARVSDVTGFMYLGKLVEFDKTTRIFEDPKEELTEKYITGRFG; encoded by the coding sequence ATGGACGAATCCACGATCCTTGAGGCAAAAAATCTGAACCTCTGGTACGGGCAGAAGCAGGCTCTCACAGATATCACTGTCCGCATCCCCCAACATCGGATCACGGCCCTGATCGGGCCGTCGGGATGCGGGAAGTCCACCCTCATCCGCTGCTTCAACCGCATGAACGATCTCAACGGCTCATCGAAAGTCACGGGAGAGGTCCTGTTCAAGGGCGATAACATCTACGACGCGGATGCTGACGTCTACAGGATTCGGGAGAAGATCGGCATGGTCTTCCAGAAGCCCAACCCATTCCCCAAGAGCATCTATGATAACGTCTGCTACGGGCCCCGTATTCACGGAGTGAGGGAGAAGAAAGCGCTCGATCGCATCGTTGAAAATAGCCTGAAAAATGCCGCACTCTGGGACGAGGTGAAGGATCGCCTCCACGAACCGGCGTTGAACCTCTCCGGCGGGCAGCAGCAGCGGCTCTGCATTGCCCGCTGCCTCGCGGTGGAACCGGAGGTGATCCTGATGGATGAACCCTGTTCTGCCCTGGATCCCATCGCCACGGCAAAGATAGAGGATCTCGTCGTGCAGATCGCACAGAGGCATACCGTCGTCATCGTCACGCACAACATGCAGCAGGCGGCACGGGTGAGCGACGTTACCGGGTTCATGTACCTCGGGAAATTGGTGGAATTCGATAAAACCACGCGCATTTTCGAGGATCCGAAGGAAGAACTGACAGAGAAGTACATCACAGGACGGTTCGGATAG
- the phoU gene encoding phosphate signaling complex protein PhoU produces the protein MVEKYRSELASLKKDVLQMGYLARDMLQQSMEALQNRDSALARSVDLEKKRISDFDHDIEQKCLRLIALYQPMAKDLRTIAASMKMITSLYRIGRYGKDIAIVVPGLSGAPHIGNLVSIPHMGDIVIGMIADALVAYDQEDLSRIEDIRTQEDAVDALRYSIFRECITYMIEDPKNITRCTNYVMIARYLERCGDHACQIAEKVYYMVTGERIEIR, from the coding sequence ATGGTGGAGAAATATCGTTCGGAACTCGCATCCCTGAAGAAGGATGTGCTGCAGATGGGGTATCTCGCGCGGGACATGCTGCAGCAGTCGATGGAAGCGCTGCAGAACCGGGATAGTGCACTGGCACGTTCCGTGGATCTCGAGAAGAAGCGGATCTCGGACTTCGATCACGACATCGAACAGAAATGCCTGCGGCTCATCGCGCTCTACCAGCCGATGGCAAAAGACCTGAGAACCATTGCCGCCTCGATGAAGATGATCACTTCTCTCTACCGCATCGGCAGATACGGCAAGGATATCGCTATCGTAGTCCCCGGGCTGAGCGGTGCGCCGCATATCGGCAACCTGGTGAGCATTCCCCACATGGGGGATATCGTCATTGGCATGATTGCGGATGCCCTGGTTGCCTACGATCAGGAAGATCTGTCCCGGATTGAGGATATCAGGACCCAGGAAGACGCGGTAGACGCCCTGCGGTATTCCATCTTCCGCGAGTGCATCACCTACATGATCGAGGATCCGAAGAACATCACGCGGTGCACGAACTACGTGATGATCGCGCGGTACCTCGAACGCTGCGGCGATCATGCATGCCAGATCGCGGAAAAAGTGTACTACATGGTGACCGGGGAACGAATCGAGATTCGATGA
- a CDS encoding radical SAM protein: MPDYLRELENCTLCEWRCGADRLGGERGVCRIGMPEVASAMLHPAPPESYTIFLAGCNLRCLNCQNWEIAHYPDTHRPVRGFVDPGSMAEEALAAIRSLKGRLFCADRIFFSGGSPVPSLPYVEEVVREARRRDSRVKVNFDTNGFMTEESLARVLAFSTSITYDVKAYHDDVHRALTGAPVAPVLRNAAEIATNAPEKLWEFRFLVIPGITVDEVAPVAAFIAEIDETLPFNLLAFRPNFVLEHHPHAIQCQMEEAVRKAREAGLANVRMHGYPGVAGERAGAPPSSARAEGGERARSIAARAGCPADPRGCGTCGLQQRCPIKGYRARRSM; the protein is encoded by the coding sequence GTGCCGGACTACCTTCGTGAACTGGAGAACTGCACACTCTGCGAGTGGCGGTGCGGTGCCGATCGCCTGGGCGGGGAGCGGGGGGTCTGCAGGATCGGCATGCCCGAGGTTGCCTCCGCGATGCTCCACCCCGCACCGCCGGAGAGCTACACGATCTTCCTTGCCGGCTGCAACCTGCGGTGCCTCAACTGCCAGAACTGGGAGATCGCCCACTATCCCGATACCCATCGGCCCGTGCGGGGTTTCGTCGATCCCGGTAGCATGGCAGAAGAAGCCCTGGCCGCAATCCGGTCGCTGAAAGGAAGGCTGTTTTGTGCTGACCGGATATTCTTCAGCGGAGGATCGCCCGTGCCCTCGCTGCCCTACGTGGAAGAGGTGGTGAGGGAGGCCCGGAGACGGGACAGCAGGGTAAAGGTCAATTTTGATACCAACGGCTTCATGACCGAAGAATCCCTTGCACGGGTGCTCGCGTTCTCCACCTCGATAACCTACGATGTCAAGGCGTACCACGACGACGTCCACCGGGCGTTGACCGGCGCCCCTGTCGCTCCGGTGCTGAGGAACGCTGCCGAAATCGCAACGAATGCCCCGGAGAAACTCTGGGAGTTCCGGTTCCTCGTCATCCCCGGCATCACGGTGGATGAAGTTGCCCCGGTAGCCGCGTTCATCGCAGAGATCGACGAGACGCTCCCCTTCAACCTCCTCGCCTTCCGCCCGAACTTCGTCCTCGAGCACCACCCTCATGCCATCCAGTGCCAGATGGAGGAGGCGGTGCGGAAGGCACGAGAGGCGGGTCTCGCGAACGTCAGGATGCACGGATACCCGGGAGTTGCCGGCGAGAGGGCGGGAGCGCCTCCATCGTCCGCGAGAGCCGAGGGAGGCGAACGTGCACGAAGCATCGCGGCGCGTGCCGGATGCCCCGCCGATCCCCGCGGCTGCGGCACCTGCGGGTTGCAGCAGCGCTGCCCGATCAAGGGGTATCGGGCACGGAGGTCGATGTAG
- a CDS encoding dodecin family protein yields MAKVIELIGSSSKGWDDAAANAVKEAAKTVKHIKGVYLKGCTAKVEGDRIVEYRAIVKVTFVVERNS; encoded by the coding sequence GTGGCAAAAGTCATCGAGCTGATCGGCAGCTCGTCGAAAGGGTGGGACGATGCCGCGGCCAATGCCGTGAAGGAAGCCGCGAAGACCGTCAAACATATCAAAGGAGTCTACCTGAAGGGGTGCACGGCAAAGGTCGAAGGCGACAGGATCGTGGAATACCGTGCCATCGTGAAAGTTACGTTTGTCGTGGAGAGGAACAGCTGA
- a CDS encoding amidase, translating to MNLGEYSRCDGVALADLVKRGEVSQKELACLFAEAVAKVNPRINAVIEVYHDRIDGLHDGAISAGAFSGVPFLMKDIGAGEGGRHQECGSRLMQGHIVDSDAFLTERFKEAGLTLLGRTATPEFALGISTESALVGETHNPWSLEAMAGGSSGGSAAGVAAGIVPVAHGSDNGGSIRIPASACGLVGLKPSRGRVTLGPDIGELWPGMLQEFVLSRTVRDTARMLDTVSAPAPGDPFVIAQPARPYAQEVNAPVPPLRIAWTADSWQPGTTVDPEVVGCVEQAVSVCEAAGHELVEASPVFDYETYLHAVCVAWAFGMYAGMDMFAAMTGRPISEDTLEPVMLSYYEYSRGLTGADMFMAEFVLNSFRRTFGKFLERYDMLLTPTLIQLPERLGRYTKMRTDIGYVDYMRLCDETRVHTVAANVTGQPAITLPLGQSRSGLPIGVQFMARFGEEGALIRLASSIEQAMPWSDRLPPVHASR from the coding sequence GTGAATCTGGGAGAATATTCTCGTTGCGATGGTGTCGCTCTAGCGGATCTGGTCAAGAGAGGAGAGGTATCCCAAAAAGAGCTGGCCTGTCTCTTTGCGGAGGCGGTAGCAAAGGTCAACCCGAGAATCAACGCTGTCATCGAGGTCTATCACGACCGTATTGACGGGTTGCACGACGGTGCAATTTCTGCGGGTGCATTCAGCGGCGTGCCGTTCTTGATGAAGGACATCGGAGCCGGTGAAGGTGGACGGCATCAGGAGTGCGGCTCGAGGCTGATGCAGGGACATATCGTGGATAGCGACGCATTCCTGACCGAGCGTTTCAAGGAGGCGGGTTTGACTCTGCTGGGCCGCACGGCCACGCCGGAATTCGCCCTGGGAATCTCGACGGAATCGGCGCTGGTCGGCGAGACGCACAATCCCTGGAGTCTCGAGGCCATGGCGGGCGGCTCCAGCGGCGGCTCCGCGGCGGGTGTCGCAGCCGGCATCGTGCCAGTTGCGCATGGCAGTGATAACGGAGGTTCGATCCGCATTCCAGCGAGCGCGTGCGGGCTGGTCGGGCTGAAGCCCTCTCGGGGGCGTGTGACCCTCGGTCCGGACATCGGAGAGCTGTGGCCGGGCATGCTGCAGGAGTTCGTTCTGAGTCGGACGGTCCGGGATACCGCCCGGATGCTCGACACGGTCTCGGCACCGGCGCCTGGCGATCCGTTTGTCATCGCCCAACCCGCTCGACCCTATGCGCAGGAGGTGAATGCCCCGGTACCGCCACTGCGGATAGCCTGGACGGCGGATTCCTGGCAGCCTGGAACCACCGTCGATCCGGAAGTCGTCGGCTGTGTCGAGCAGGCAGTCTCCGTTTGTGAAGCGGCCGGTCACGAACTCGTCGAGGCAAGCCCCGTGTTTGACTATGAAACGTACCTGCATGCCGTGTGCGTGGCCTGGGCTTTTGGGATGTACGCGGGGATGGACATGTTCGCGGCGATGACGGGGCGGCCGATCAGCGAGGATACCCTGGAACCCGTGATGCTGTCGTACTACGAGTACTCCCGAGGGCTCACGGGCGCCGATATGTTCATGGCCGAATTTGTCCTGAACAGCTTCCGACGGACCTTCGGGAAGTTCCTCGAACGGTATGACATGCTGCTCACGCCCACACTGATCCAGCTGCCGGAGCGACTTGGCAGATACACGAAGATGCGGACAGACATCGGCTATGTCGACTACATGCGTCTCTGCGATGAAACCCGGGTCCACACCGTGGCTGCCAATGTGACCGGACAGCCGGCCATCACATTGCCTCTGGGACAGAGCAGATCGGGTTTGCCGATAGGGGTGCAGTTCATGGCCCGGTTCGGGGAGGAAGGCGCACTCATCCGCCTGGCAAGTTCGATTGAACAGGCGATGCCCTGGAGCGATCGGCTCCCGCCTGTCCATGCGAGCCGATAA
- a CDS encoding type II toxin-antitoxin system RelE/ParE family toxin: MYRLTISKNRAQKLLDALPERSRRIVKEHLLRLQEDPYPGHGGDKKRLDLGEGYELYRIHIGRGYTAFYRILEEEQVVRIPDIMTIEQTHRRYGQF; the protein is encoded by the coding sequence ATGTATCGGCTGACCATCAGCAAGAACAGGGCCCAGAAGTTGCTCGACGCCCTGCCCGAGCGGAGCCGGCGGATTGTAAAAGAGCACCTGCTCCGCCTGCAGGAGGATCCCTATCCCGGACATGGCGGCGATAAAAAACGCCTCGACCTGGGCGAAGGCTACGAGCTCTACCGCATCCACATCGGGCGGGGTTATACCGCTTTTTACCGCATTCTGGAAGAGGAACAGGTCGTTCGGATCCCGGATATCATGACGATTGAACAGACCCATAGACGCTATGGACAGTTTTAA
- a CDS encoding zincin-like metallopeptidase domain-containing protein — MAAEACCATLFHELTHWTGHASRLNRSGAAEPHRFGAMLAAVKIIPA, encoded by the coding sequence ATCGCAGCGGAGGCCTGCTGCGCCACGCTCTTCCACGAGCTGACGCACTGGACGGGGCACGCGAGTCGCCTGAACCGTTCGGGCGCCGCGGAGCCGCACCGCTTCGGAGCCATGCTCGCGGCTGTAAAAATCATTCCCGCTTAA
- a CDS encoding DUF504 domain-containing protein → MRKSHALLLQLYHDPRYEFAQVRVDYVDRGAPQDASAVDGKSIARLDSRYMEIRTERGITCIPYHRILRIRYGDETLWERYAQREQTEDEIHD, encoded by the coding sequence ATGAGAAAGAGCCACGCGCTTCTCCTGCAGCTCTACCACGATCCCCGGTACGAGTTCGCACAGGTGCGGGTCGACTACGTCGACCGCGGCGCCCCGCAGGACGCCTCCGCGGTGGATGGGAAGAGCATCGCCCGCCTGGACAGTCGGTACATGGAGATCCGCACCGAGAGGGGGATCACCTGCATTCCCTACCACCGCATCCTGCGGATCCGCTACGGCGACGAGACCCTCTGGGAGCGGTATGCGCAGAGAGAGCAGACGGAAGACGAGATCCACGACTGA
- a CDS encoding 2-amino-3,7-dideoxy-D-threo-hept-6-ulosonate synthase: MRGKEIRLERILDRNTGKTVIVPMDHGVTNGPIEGLIDLERTVSLVAEGGANAVIGHLGLALHGHRRRGHDVGLILHLSASTAIGPDPNDKVLVNTVTNALKMGADGVSVHINIGAESEARMLADLGRISVECMEWGVPLLAMMYPRGKKVECETDVDNVKLAARVGAELGADIVKTVYTGDVDTFREVTKGCPVPVVVAGGSRTDDRSTLELIEGAMQGGAAGISIGRNAFQHPAPDRFVRAAAMIVHEGRTAEEALAVLRGKAP; this comes from the coding sequence ATGAGAGGAAAAGAGATTCGGTTGGAACGGATTCTGGATCGGAACACGGGCAAGACGGTCATCGTCCCCATGGACCACGGCGTAACGAACGGTCCGATCGAGGGACTGATAGACCTCGAGCGGACGGTGAGCCTTGTGGCCGAAGGCGGCGCGAACGCGGTGATCGGCCACCTGGGCCTGGCCCTCCACGGCCACCGCCGCCGGGGACACGACGTCGGGCTGATCCTGCACCTGTCGGCGAGCACGGCGATCGGCCCCGACCCGAACGACAAGGTGCTCGTGAATACGGTGACGAACGCCCTCAAGATGGGCGCGGACGGCGTCTCGGTGCACATCAACATCGGCGCGGAGTCGGAGGCGCGGATGCTCGCCGACCTCGGGCGCATCTCGGTGGAGTGCATGGAGTGGGGCGTGCCGCTTCTCGCCATGATGTACCCGAGGGGAAAGAAGGTCGAGTGCGAGACCGACGTCGACAACGTCAAGCTGGCAGCCCGAGTCGGCGCCGAGCTCGGCGCCGACATCGTGAAGACCGTCTACACGGGGGACGTCGACACCTTCCGCGAGGTCACGAAGGGCTGCCCGGTGCCGGTGGTGGTGGCCGGGGGCTCCCGCACGGACGATCGCTCGACCCTGGAGCTGATCGAGGGGGCGATGCAGGGAGGGGCGGCCGGCATCTCCATCGGGCGGAACGCCTTCCAGCACCCGGCGCCGGACCGCTTCGTGCGGGCCGCGGCGATGATCGTGCACGAGGGCAGGACGGCGGAAGAGGCCCTTGCGGTGCTGCGGGGGAAGGCGCCATGA
- a CDS encoding 2-amino-3,7-dideoxy-D-threo-hept-6-ulosonate synthase, with the protein MIGKEIRLERIMDRNTGRTVIIPMDHGFTLGQIDGLLNMTETISEVSEGGANAIVLHKGIVRRGHRKRGRDIGLIVHLSGSTSMNPDPNDKVLVCSVEEAIALGADAVSIHVNLGAPNESKMLEEAGGIAKDCNRWGMPLLVMIYPRGKGIDGTDPRAIGHCVRVAEELGADLIKTNYPGDPRSFARIVEACSVPVLVAGGEKVSDLESLQMIRDAVRAGAAGVCMGRNAFQRENTREFVSAICRVVHEGVEPGDAMGMRE; encoded by the coding sequence ATGATCGGAAAGGAGATCCGCCTGGAGCGGATCATGGACCGAAACACCGGGCGTACCGTGATCATCCCCATGGACCACGGGTTCACGCTGGGCCAGATCGACGGCCTGCTCAACATGACCGAGACGATCTCCGAGGTGAGCGAGGGCGGGGCGAACGCGATCGTGCTGCACAAGGGCATCGTCCGCCGGGGGCACCGCAAGCGCGGACGCGACATCGGGCTCATCGTCCACCTCTCCGGGAGCACGTCCATGAACCCGGACCCGAACGATAAGGTGCTCGTCTGCAGCGTGGAGGAGGCGATCGCCCTCGGAGCGGATGCGGTTTCCATCCACGTCAACCTGGGGGCGCCGAACGAGTCGAAGATGCTGGAGGAGGCGGGGGGGATCGCGAAGGATTGCAACCGCTGGGGCATGCCGCTCCTGGTGATGATCTACCCCCGCGGGAAGGGGATAGACGGTACCGATCCCCGGGCGATCGGGCACTGCGTGCGGGTCGCCGAGGAGCTCGGGGCTGACCTTATCAAGACCAACTACCCCGGCGATCCGCGGTCGTTTGCGCGGATCGTGGAGGCCTGCTCGGTGCCGGTGCTGGTCGCGGGCGGAGAGAAGGTGAGCGATCTCGAGTCCCTCCAGATGATCCGCGACGCTGTCCGGGCCGGTGCAGCCGGCGTCTGCATGGGGCGGAACGCCTTCCAGCGGGAGAACACGCGGGAGTTCGTCTCCGCCATCTGCCGCGTGGTGCACGAGGGAGTCGAACCGGGAGACGCCATGGGGATGCGCGAATGA
- a CDS encoding 3-dehydroquinate synthase II, which yields MKELWVDIRPFNKGIATAAIESGADAVVVEDADAVRELGRIVTIAENGDLVPGKDVFEVEVTDRESEQRALDLAAAGRVIVHTSDWTVIPLENLVSQSNRIIAAVRTPEEAELALHVLEKGARGLLLATDDPAVVWTVSGLLKKTTGEICLTPFTVTAIRPVGMGDRVCVDTCTLLSEGQGMLVGNTSSGFLLVHAETLENPYVEPRPFRVNASAVHAYVLMPDGRTAYLSELAIGDDVLVADRCGGLSVAVVGRVKIERRPLLLVEAESERGTASLILQNAETVRLVGEDGQPISVVDLEVGDRVLGVTEEGGRHFGVAVKETILEK from the coding sequence ATGAAGGAGCTCTGGGTGGACATCCGCCCCTTCAACAAGGGGATCGCCACCGCGGCGATCGAGAGCGGCGCGGATGCCGTGGTGGTGGAGGATGCCGACGCTGTACGGGAGCTCGGGCGGATCGTCACCATCGCCGAGAACGGCGATCTCGTCCCCGGGAAGGACGTCTTCGAGGTCGAGGTGACGGACAGGGAGAGCGAGCAGCGGGCCCTGGATCTCGCCGCCGCAGGAAGGGTGATCGTGCACACGTCCGACTGGACCGTCATCCCGCTCGAGAACCTGGTCTCGCAGTCGAACCGCATTATCGCGGCTGTTAGAACGCCGGAGGAGGCGGAGCTCGCCCTGCACGTGCTGGAGAAGGGGGCGCGGGGGCTGCTGCTCGCGACCGACGATCCCGCTGTCGTCTGGACGGTGAGCGGGCTCCTCAAAAAGACCACGGGGGAGATCTGCCTGACGCCGTTCACGGTGACCGCGATTCGCCCGGTGGGGATGGGGGACCGGGTCTGCGTGGACACCTGCACCCTCCTCTCCGAGGGGCAGGGCATGCTGGTCGGGAACACCTCCTCCGGGTTCCTCCTGGTGCACGCCGAGACCCTGGAGAACCCCTACGTCGAACCCCGCCCGTTCCGCGTGAACGCCAGCGCGGTGCACGCCTACGTCCTGATGCCGGATGGCAGGACCGCCTACCTCTCCGAGCTGGCCATCGGGGACGACGTGCTGGTCGCAGACCGATGCGGGGGGCTCTCCGTCGCCGTGGTAGGAAGAGTGAAGATCGAGCGCCGCCCCCTCCTCCTGGTCGAGGCGGAGTCCGAGCGGGGGACGGCGAGCCTGATTCTGCAGAACGCGGAGACGGTCCGCCTGGTCGGCGAGGACGGACAGCCGATCTCGGTCGTCGACCTGGAGGTGGGCGACCGCGTGCTGGGCGTCACGGAAGAGGGCGGGCGGCACTTCGGCGTGGCGGTGAAAGAAACCATCCTGGAGAAGTGA